A window of Toxotes jaculatrix isolate fToxJac2 chromosome 11, fToxJac2.pri, whole genome shotgun sequence genomic DNA:
CATGAAAATGCTCCTTTATGCAGCCAGCAGTATGTGTCCACAGCAACTGTTTGGCCTCGGTATTTCTTCACACTGATGGGCTCTGCTGCATCTTTGAGGAACTGTAATAGTCCAGATATtcccattttctgctgctggttTGAGCAACACTGAACCTGTGAGAAAACGATCAGGAAAAtactcatttaaaaaaacacacactcactctttcaATGAGGAAAGGCACATCCTCCAGCAGTGAAGCTCACTGTTGATAATATATTAAGAATATGCTTAAAATTGCATCATATAGAAAGCTACGATAAAAGCTGCATGAATCTTAAAATTGAGTGCATACAGCAAGAggaaaacacattaacagaCAAGGGTCTGGCATCTCCTCTTCTCAAAAACTGGGGCCAAAGAACtacaaaagagacaaatgtgACTAAGTCAAACTCAATACCACCTGCACATAAGTCATTCTGGTGTTATTTTCTTCTAAAACATACAGTTGACATCATCCTTCACTACTATAAGAGCAGCCATCCGGGGGTTACTGCTTTCAAATCAGTCACCGGAAAAATATGAACACGCCATCAGATCAGATGAAATCAGTACAGGAGCTCCACTTCCACACAGGAAAGAGGACATTACTACCACTGTACAGTGTGGATGTAGATATAGTTATGgttctatctatctgtctgtgaatgtttttaCTGGTAATTATCTTACAATGAGACTTATGAAGTATTTTAAAGGCCTGACCATGGATCTGATCATCTCCAAGGCTGCAGATTTGCTGGGAGCTCTGAAGCTTGCTATCACTCAAGCCTTTGCTGTCCCTGTCCCCTCAGCTATGGCACTCTCTGCCAAGGAATCTTAGGAAGACAAAGCTAGTGTCCTCTTTTAAATGCCACCTCaaaactaatgtttttttttcatacattatgtctttcttcacacacactgtacaccaAGTTAGATGTATGAACATTTTTGAATTGCTATACTAATCGTAAAACGGAAAGAGTTTGTAAACCTATTGTTCTAagactttataaaaaaaattattcacaTCTAACGCGAAGAGCATCAGACACATCGCATCCCTATTTGCAGGTTTAGTCGTCGGTTATTCAAGAAATGTCCATCCACCAAAAGAACGGGACAAGGCTAACGCTAAACGTCAGCTAGAGCTGACATTTTAACCAACGTTAACGGCAACTGAAGAAGGGACTGGCTAAGCCGGGTTTATCACATTAActgagaaaaaatatatatgttatCGACGTCTCTTTTAAGACCTGTGTATGTCTACTGATAAGCAAGTTACCCTTAAATTGAACGTTTTCAATACAGAATTCTCTAAGGAACTGCACAATATGAGATAACAAAACGCATAACGGCAGCTGAATGTCGAAGTTCGTGTAGACTCTGACTCAAAggtaacacacactgaccaagACAACACACACGAGAAACAACACTAACGTCAAACTCAAGAAATGCCAAATTAAAACTTACTTATCTCCAGCTGTTCTTATCCAACTCATAAAGGCAGCTCGGCAATGTGGAATCCGGGGCGAATTCAGTTTTAGCGGCAAAAGAAGTCATTCAGTATGAGCTGCTGCTATTGGCCAGATGGACCGAGGAGGCGGGATTAAGAGAAAAAAGGTGATTGGCTCTAAACCGTGACGACAACAGCGtgtcaacatgtttacattGCCGACGTCCTGATTCTTATTTACTTTGGTCCCAACAACAGCTGTTATCACAGCCTCTCCCACAGGTGTTACCGTTGTCCGATAATCATCCGATGGAGAATGAACGACATACTCTTGCCATACACATGTCCCCGCCCTCGCCTCTTTATGAAACGCCATTCTCGCGAGAGTATGTTGCCATTGGGAGAATCCACAGCCAAGGCAAAAGCCACAGggtattttaattatttctcaGGCCAGCGTTTTTCAACAATGgaaccagttaaaaaaaaatcttgcaagtttgtgcttttaaatatgaatttaaGAAAATATGTGCTACTTCTTACACTGTCAAGCCAGCCACAGACAAAAAATGTTACAGGAGTCCTTTCTTAATGATATAAACTTTTATTAATGAACaaataacaatataaaaatagaacCAAAGGATGAGACAAAGCCCATTTACAAGACAGTAATACAATGGACAAGAATATTTTATAAACATATTACAGCACAAAAACTGTAAAGCaaagttttcttgtttttagaGAAGTTTGGATCCACTGCTTTCAGTCTGTTTCATATACTAAGAAAGGTGGTCTGCAATTGGACACTTTACATTCATAAGTGAGTATTTTTGCCAATGATATAATTAACTGGctttaacaaaataattatttgcaGAGTCAAACAGTAGGTTTCTGTTCCCCTCACACTTTGCCagttcatttcactgtgtttttgttctgtttgtttgcctgtCTGAATTCCCCCTTTTCCATCCATTTCCCTGTAAACCTGGGTTTATTAAAATATACTTCACTGCATCAGCCTGCCTCTGAGTGTCTGAGTTTGGATTCCCATGTGTTCCTGGGTGCAGTGTTACACAAAGTCAAGGCCTCCTAGTTTCATAAATTTGTAGGCCTTGTTTACCTCAAGAGTCAAAGCTGCATAGGTGAGTTGAGACATAACTGGTTCAGTTGGTTCTACCtctcaaaaacaacaacatgtctCTGCAGCCACCCAGTGAACTTTTTTGGACCTTATCTATGATTAGATTAAAGTTCAATGACCATCTGGAATCTTTGTCCTTATTGATGGTGATTCcaaaatacagacaggtgacaaattaaaggaaaaaataaatgagcagaggaaaataatgaatgcaaatgcttccacacaggtgaaGTGCATGATACAGTTACACAGATAacatcccatcatgctctgAGGCATGGATACAAATGCTATATACAAATGAGAGGAGACAGGAACATGGACTAAactgacatctgcatttagatctatgggaCAGACATTAGTGGACAGGGTTACAGACTGTGGTCCACAGAGCTCAGCTGATGAGCGTGATGCTCTTGCATCAGTGTGATATGAGAATATCAGGTGACTAAGAATGTGCAGGACTTGATCAGACATGATGTCAGAGTGTGTCAGCAACAACAGTTCATCTTCACTTCACTTTTCTGGAAGCGCCTTAATACTTTAACTAATCGAGTTCCCCATCCAAAAAAAGCCAGTGGTGGAACTGAAGAGAAATGATGTAGTATAGTAATGACAGGActaaaatgacaaattaatttaataattgTTTTATGCAGTCAGCTTTGGAATTGGCAGCAAAATTCCAACCAGTACAGTTACAAGAGGATTTGAGAGATCAATCAAGAtcttttttatataaataaggTAGGAGGTGAAGTTTGATGGGAGAGAGATAGAAGAGGTAAGCAAGTTTAAAATATTAGGTTTCGTCTCAGATTCCCAGCTTGATGGACATGTAAAAAGACTGTCAAAACAAACTTAAATTGCTTCCGCCATATATACCTCTCAAGGCTGCACAGCAGTTTATGCACACTATGATATTTTCCCACTTGTCTTACTGTATAACTTCTTGGGGTcaggcaaaacaaacaacaatcaCACCCTTAAGGTCATTATACAAACAGGCATTGAAGATAATGTACCAGAAGCCTATCAGATGGCATCAGTGCCTCGTTCTCCAGAAATATAATTTATAAATattgttttgacagttttattcatttttcattcataaaataaattttcaaAGTGTGTGAACAACCTTGCACCAGAAACCAGTGTCAGTGAGTCATCCTAATCCATGCCCTCCATGAGAGGACGAGAGCATGCGTGGTGGACACTAAGAGAATGGTCCAGGTCTGAATGTCCACATCTCAACCCAGTTGAACACCAATGGGAAAATTTGGACTGACGTATTAGTCAGCATCCTTTTTCTATACAGTATATAGTCACACCAATTCAGGTGATGTTTTCTTGTTCCCTCTTGTCATcctattttgttttgctgttttattttgtagtactaaccttctgtctcttttcagatttactttctgccctcctgtgtttcccaccTGTTTGATTGCCTGCCCtaccctaatgtgttgcacctgtgtccaATTGTCTCCCCACCCCCTagtgtttttaaattgtgtcttcccctttgtctgtgccagCTCGTCAAGAGTTCCAGCCTGTTTTCCTCCCTAGTGTGCTTGGCTTTGCTTCTTCCTCATGGTTTTCTCAATTTTGTTTTGGACACCTTTGCCTAGTGGTGGGCAGAGCGAGGCTTCATGAAACACTAAAACAGTTGAAGCAGTTGTGtagagcagaggtgtccaaactgttccacaaagggccgtgtggctgcaggtttttgttccaaccaatgaagagcacacagtttgaccaatcaactgtctgaagactgagatcagttgattaagtgagtcaagtctggtgtgcttctgcttggttggaacaaaaaacTTGCATTCACAAGGCCCTTTGTGGAAGAGTTTGGACATCTCTGGTGTGGGACTTCGAAACAATGTCCAAAACCTGTCTCCACAGTGACACCTAGTGATCACGTGTTGATCAAAAACAACCTCAACAACGATTCAAAGAAGTGTTGATGAATTATAACCACATGCTGTTGGAGCAAGATACAGATACATAACAGAGACAGTAATTCCCTATATATGCATGGATGTTTTAACAATCACACTTACTGAGATTTAATGGCATGCAAAGGCTGCTGTAGATACTCTGGATCAAAACCATTGCACTTGGGCCATCTGAAGTGATACTCCTTCAAACTCATTAGTGTTTAAGTCTCCGTTTCTGATTGGTTGATTCACCTGAAATGAGcaagagatgaagagaaggaaCAGAGACAGTCTGCAAACTGACAGTTTTGAATTCATCCACAGCATGAGGCAGTATGAATCTAAAGCAGCAGGAGCTCAGCCTGGCTCCGCACTGAAGCCTTAATTAAAGGGCGCACTTGCTGAGAGGGAGTTAAGATTGGTTTGCTCTCAGGTGTGTACTCATCCTACCCAGGTGCACATACACCGAAGAGCCATGTGTGGCTGTAGTTTATGTGTAATAATGAATCAACGCTCTCAGCTCTACTGTGTAGGCACAGGTGTGTTTCATTACATAATGAAGTGCAATTTAGCGAGCAGTGGGTACCATACTGCAAATAACATTAATCATTGTTACGCTGTACAAACCCAGATTATTCTACAAATATTTGTTAGTATCACAGAACGAGTCCCtaagaaaaatgtgtttatccTTACAGAATTACCAGAAGCACCATCACTATGATCCAGAAACTGTTGCTTTTTAATGCCAAAATTTATCGTCGGTGTGAGAGACGCTTAAATTGAACCTTATGGGTCACCTCTTGGCTGAGTAGATGGTGATCTGCATTTCTCTGGAGACATACGGCTCACtcaatttgaaatatttttaactgTCGCAGCCTCGTATTTGTGTCTTCTTGCATTGCCTGATGCGAATTTGCGGCTATTCGGGTCTTTGCACTGATTTTGCATGTAATCTTGCCGCAGGAAAAATTCGCTTTGCTGTGAATTGCCATTTAGAAGCCTCGAGTTTTTGCAATTTGGCCGTCTTGGTTTTTTGGAGCGGGGTAGGAGAGGGTCTGAGTGAGAACATGGGGACACTCCACGCCCGCCTACACCGGCACATTATACGCCTTTCTGGTGATGCGGATGGTTAATACAATTGTTGaaataaatagtttttaatgtgcaattaCGGTATATATGAAGCTCTAGCTCTAAGTTTGATGATCTATATCTGTATTAGCTTTAAACAACTACATAAACAATAGAAATGTTTAATGACATTGAAAACACTAaaccaaagcatcctgttaaATTCATTATGAGATTTATGGTACATTTTGAAAAACCTGGCCAGTACTCTCTAGTTAAGAGAAAATGCACTCAGTGCATTACATTATAataggtttatttgaaattcaatatcaCAGAAAACTGTGATCACAAATTAATAAGGCACATTAATTACATCTTCAATTACAATAACTGTAGTTAGGAATAAAACTAATGTACATGAGGACAGCtggaagaaaatgaatcagaatGTACACAACTACAGCATCTCCCTATTGGAGAGAGTATGTGAAGCAATCtgatgaaaaaagagaggaaaaaaagaaacaaattaccataccattttttttttttccattgtccaGCATCTTTGAGCACCCGGAAAAGCGctatacaaatttgatgtattattattattattattataaagtttgctacacacactcatgctccTCAGAAGATTAACTGTACATATATCTGGATATTTGGCCAGTTGCAAAGTCCTCAGCCACAGCTGGAAATTGTTTAGTGTTAATTAGCCAATGGCATAATGCTGACATGCTCATCCAGGATGCTGAACATGGTAAAAAAATTACCTACTgagcatcagcatgttaacattatCACTGTGagcacattagcatgctaacgttagcatttagctcactGCTTTGgccctcacagagctgctggcgTGCCTGTAGACTCTTGTTAGCTTATTTCTGATGCCTTGCATTACATGAAGGAAAGTGAACATAACTGAGAATAACTGCTTATATGTGCACATTGTTATACATGTAGTTAGTTTTTCTCTAACAGGTGAACTCTTTTGCTTCAGTGGCTTGGACCTTGGTGAACATATGTAGGACTAAAATATTCTAATTACCAAACACATTTGTACTTATTACTGTGTACATTTTTCCATGGGGAGCTTTTTATCGTATTTACTCATAAAAATTTGTGCGTTTCATTTTATGCATATATGCAATAACAGATATTTAAAATGATTATATATTTTCTTATACTGAACATAAGATATTTCTTAATTGACCTCAGACTTTAATTAAAGATTCGTAAACACtcttttcattcagtctgtGGTTGAAGTGTAGTTTCTCGAAGATGCTCCCATGTCCCAGCTTTATGTCACGTTCTGAATGCATCGTAAGACGTGTCTCATTACCCAGCATCCTCTGCACTTCCTGCTTTCAGCTGCAATATTGACAGACGGAGCGAAAACAAAATGATAGTTTAACTTCCCCGATGAGCTGTGGTCAAGCAATAGCGTTGTTAACGCTTTCCGGCATATTTCACTGACCGCgtatttaaatgtcatttctCTGGAGCTGAGGAGCGTGTCGGTGATTGAAAATCCAGGATGCAGTTCTCTCCCACCAACGGAGATTTCACGTTCGTCTCTTCGACTGAGGCTGAAGGTAGGCTAATGCTAGCACACCTCCACAGCTAGCAGGCCTTACAGCAGCTAACCACTTACCTGTTTACGTGCCTCGTTTTTGTTGTCATTAAAGTAGCGAAGTCACTTAGTTACAAATGCGGGCAGTATCACTTAGGTGCGGGCCGACGCTGTTCTCCTTGCAACAGCTACTGTAACGTTACGTTATTAAATCTGCAAGCTATTATTAGGTTCTGATAAATAATTTCAGTACTATTGCGTGTTGTTCATTTTGACTTGAAAAGCACGATAGTAAACAAACACCACGGAAAGTTTGGAGGCTAAGTTGTTCTAGTTTATCGTCCTGGTTGCGGTTCCATTGAAGACACGTCAAAGAGCCGCGCTTCAGGTTGTTCAGCTCTGTGACACTTGTGAAGTTGTCTTGACTAATGTACAACTTTCACTCATCTTTACACTGGTCACTCAGAAACTTTCCACTTTCTCGTTATAACATCATGTGGGAACTGTGTTGCATGATTATTCGAATCTGATTCTATTATTTAACATTAAGATTCTTTTAGTATTGTATGCATGCACTTAATTGTCGatgataattatttttattagtcCAAATTTACAATGGTTATGCACTGGAGGGATTATGGGTAGAGACGGTTGTTTTAAGGGTTTGatgtgcaaaagaaaaacagacggggtttgaaaaaaatgacagcagatGAATCACTATGTAATAAAAGAGTggataaacaaacatgttctcCACAGAACTCAGCGGCACCATCAGTGCCCCGGACATTAAACTAAACATGGGCAGTGACAGTGGGAAAGATCCGTACGCCACCACCTTCTTGAGGCAACGAGGCTACGGCTggctgctggaggtggaggacgaTGACAGTGAGGAGAGCAAACCTCTTTTGTGAGTACATCTGCAACAAAGGTTTACTGAGGACATGCCTACCACCACCGACTTTGACCGACATTCACACGTCATGGCCAAACAGTTTGGAATATTGTGGAATTTCCTTTTGACTTGAGTTAAAAGGCAAACATCAGCCCCGACGATGCACTTGTTGCTGTTATATACAGTTCTGATGCAAACAGGTTGAATCGAACCAGCTTGAGTGCAGGGTTTCAGTTCTGATCGTGTggtctcgtgtgtgtgtgtgtgagcagggagGAGTTGGACATTGACCTGAAGGACATCTATTACAAGATTCGTTGTGTACTGATGCCAATGCCATCACTGGGTTACAACCGGCAGGTGGTCAGAGACAACCCGGACTTCTGGGGTCCTCTGGCCGTGGTGCTGCTCTTCTCCATGATCTCCATCTATGGACAGTTCAGGGTGAGCAGGACATAAATAATACTCTGTTCATGAATTCAGCCATGTGTCCCTCACTGTTCCAAGACTGTCTGTTAGCTCTTTTCCACATGAACTTAACTATCTGCCCCACTGTGCTTCCCATAACCTGAACATTGAAGAACCTTGTGAGGTTTTGGTATCAGTGTCCTCCTCGCTAATGTTTTGGAtatacatcattaaaaaaaatcccacaagaATCCTTATGTGCAACCTAGTAGACAATGGAGGCTGGCACAAGTCCATCAAATGTCCAGACCAACGTCCAACAACTTTGTAGTTTTTCACTTTGCTCCACTGCACAAAATGTGATTCTTAATctttatttcagctttttttttttttttaattttccctcctcctctgtttggcTGTGTGTTCTGTTCCCATTTCTTTCAGTATTTGTTGCCCCAGTCCCTACAGATACAGCACTACAGGCGTTGCGTTTGTTGTGGTTATCCTTGTGGTGGTGCAGCAAAACATCTGTTTGACCAATtacagctctgctaccaagtaCAAAGTACTCGGAACTTGAATTTCCAGTGGTGTCACCTCCTGAGCAGTCACCCAAATTTAGTTCCAGGAACTTGTACCCCCAGAGCAGGGAGAGATCAGTGGAAACCGAAGCACAGCCTGTGATAATGGATACAGATGATGTCATGTTTGTTTAGTCCCCCTCAGTGCAAAAAGGCGGTTTAGTTAAATTGACAGACATTTAAAATCAGCAGCTTCAGTTTGAAGAGATCAGAATGAATTTCAAGACTCATATTTGTGGTGCTGAGTTGTCAAATAACTGCTGTGTTAACTTCTTACAGTATTCACTCAAACTCTGCCTTTATTTCTCAGGTCGTGTCTTGGATTATCACCATCTGGATATTTGGATCACTGACCATCTTCCTGTTGGCCCGTGTTCTCGGCGGTGAGGTAAGAgcagccagtcaaaatgtcctcagacTTGACTCTTAACCTGTTGTTGTTAAACCTGAACATTTTCTCATGGAGTCTTGTGTTGTTCTTTTGGAGTAGGTTTCCTACGGCCAGGTTCTCGGAGTGATTGGATATTCCCTCCTCCCGCTCATCGTCATAGCCCCTCTGCTCTTGGTGATTGGAGGGTTCGAGGTGGTCTCTACACTAATCAAAGTGAGTCATAGAGGTGTTttcattgaattttttttcccagtttagTCTGTGGGCCAGTCAGTGACTGTGCTGAATATGAATAATCCAGAGCATGGTGAAGATGTCACAGCGTCGGATCATGCctcctgaaatgaaatgagtcaGACATGTTGATGGATAAACATAACGATGCTTTCCTGTCTGCGTCTCGTGTTGCAGCTGTTCGGCGTGTTCTGGGCTGCTTACAGCGCTGCTTCACTGCTCGTCGGAGACGAATTTAAAACGAAGAAACCCCTTCTCATATATCCCATTTTCCTTTTGTACATCTACTTCCTGTCACTATATACTGGTGTGTGACTGGATGAGCTGAAACTGTGGACCCTTAAATGGACAGTGACCGCCCCCGGAGCGCTGGGGTcgggaggggggaggggttgAAAAGTACAGGACGACAgaatcaggatttttttttttaaaaaaaaggtgtttatttctctttttttttttttttaaactgttaaattCTAGATGACAGGGATGCTGGGAATATATATCAGTGTATATAGTTTTGTCCCTTTTGTCTTTGGTCAATAAAATGCATATGTTCCTACAGCTTAAACTTTGGTATGCAAACTTCTCGTTCACCAGTGCAATAGAGTGTTCCGCATTAACTTGTTTTTCGTAAAGCTGGAAATAATCACAGAGATCAGCAGTCatgtcacagtgaaatgaatgtgCTGCCAAATATTTATGTGTCCATGTTCATGCCGAAAGGAAGGATTGGAGAAGAGAGACAGCACcgcacagaaagaaacagactgttgagcataatgttttttttattattatgcaCTGTGATGTACTATGAGAAATGTCCATTGATGCTTATAGTATTTTCGTAGACTTGTGTTCTTTTCTTAATTTATGGATTTTAGCAGCATAAGCAGGTGGACTGGGGGCAGTTAGAGTGATCGAATCCATTGTCTACTAAATGTGGTGCCTTGTTTTCCTCGCCCCCTGACTCCTGTTTGTCCGTTGTTTAATACAGGAATTCATTTGTCAATTTGATCAATAACTACAGGAAAATAATAGAGTAATTTGCCACTTGAACATCTGGTATTTACTTATGACTAATTACTCTGTTACATAGAGTCAACACACTAATATTAAAGAATGCTTTACATTGAAACTTTGAAGCTGGTCTCAACAGGCTGGATTCACTCGCATAACCTCCTTCAAAATAATAGTTTGTAAGTATAAGGCTAACAAGAGGGTTTGTTTCCTATTCCAAAATCATTATTACACATGAAGTCTCTACAGTATATAAAGAAGCACTTTCCAATCATCATTCCATCAacacttttttaattttttggaaTAACATGAAATGTTATGTCTGTCTCATCACCCGCAATTTATGTTTTTCCCCATGTGACCTGCTCCtcagtttcctgtgtgtgtgttgcagcagtGTGGGAGAATGTTGTAATTTAAAAGCACACTCAGATAATCATCATGCTGACAATGTCCACAAAGTATACTTGAGGCTGGtggggttgttgtttttttttttttgttttgtttttcaggtatttggtcataaactaaagtattggacaaatgaaaaatgatgccCTGATGATGGTGCTTATTAGGGAATCACCAGTTCAtcttctggggaccatgaatggtTGTATAAAATTTCTTGACCCAAGCACTGCGGTGTGTGGCTAAAACATTAGGCTTTGAGAAATTCACAGAACTCTTGATGCTTGATTGTAGAACCACGTCGGATGTTGTCTGGTTCATGGCATTTTACACATCTTTACAAATGCCTTTGATGCAAATGATGATATATTTTTAGAATAACAAATGTCTGTGAACATGTTTCCATAGAACAAAAGGATCTTTTCCTTTATGTCCtgttgtgggaaaaaaacatgattgtTGATTGATTTTTATGATGAttatgaaacaaagaaaagcaaatctAAGCAGCAGATTTTACATGATCAATGACTGATTAGAAAATTGTCATCAATCATATGCTGAATTGAAAGACAATTCACTTATCACTTAAGCACTGTATAATTAGTCAGTGACAGTGTCAGTGACATTTATGTCTGCAGAAGTAGTGGAGTACGTTTACACCCCAATCAACCGTTTTAATGGCTTCAGGAATTATGGTGTGTAATTGTATTTTTCATTCAACTTATTTAGACTCAGAACAGCTCTCAGACACTCTGAAGCCCATCTAGGGACATCAGATTACCAAGCACATGATCCAGTATTCAGAATTCACTTTTGGAAACATTGTACATTTTCTCCTCAGCAGCTATTTGACAGCTTTTAGCTACTGGTTACTTTACAAATTAAGattattttacatacaaaataaaaagtgttcAGACCCCTTaactttttgcacactttaaatttattttaactttagatttaattttaaatggattaaaTTACTGTTTTTGCGCATTAAActaccctcacacacacacagtgacaaacagaTGTCATCATCCAAACTTCTTTAggaatcaaaaactgaaatctgtcatttactaaagtattcagacccttgaTTCAGCGCGTTGTAGAGGCTCCTTTGGCAGCCGCTACAGCTTCAGTTATTTTTGGGTAAGTCTCTATAAGCTTTCCACACCTGGATGTGGGCAGTTTCTCTCAGTCTTCCTGGCAGATCTTCTCAGGCTCCATCAGATTGGATGGGAAGTGTCTGTGAGCTGCCATCTTCAGGTTTGTCCACAGATGTTCTCTGTGGTTTTAGTCTGGACTT
This region includes:
- the yipf4 gene encoding protein YIPF4; this translates as MQFSPTNGDFTFVSSTEAEELSGTISAPDIKLNMGSDSGKDPYATTFLRQRGYGWLLEVEDDDSEESKPLLEELDIDLKDIYYKIRCVLMPMPSLGYNRQVVRDNPDFWGPLAVVLLFSMISIYGQFRVVSWIITIWIFGSLTIFLLARVLGGEVSYGQVLGVIGYSLLPLIVIAPLLLVIGGFEVVSTLIKLFGVFWAAYSAASLLVGDEFKTKKPLLIYPIFLLYIYFLSLYTGV